The genomic window AATTCTAAATTTGAATTTCTTCAATTAACTCGCCCTCAGCTTCGTGAAAGCTCACTACTCCTCTATGAATGTAGAACATTTCGAAAACAGGATTATCAGCCGTTTTATAGATATCACGAATTAATGATTCATTATTGATCACTGCCTCTTTTAACTTTAAATTATTGACAAATTCAATCTCTCCATTTAAACGAACCCATCTCATATCTTTACCAGTAACTATAAATCCAGCTACACCAGATATCTTCAATTGTTTATAAACCTCTTTAGTGTTTCCTGTGACAAAATAAAACTTACCCTCCTTTTCAAATTGAAATTGAAAAGGTCTCATAACTGGTTTACCATCTTTTATAGTAGCTAAATGTCCCATTCTATTTTCATTTAAATAATCAATCAATTTATTCATTTTTTTATCTCCTCTATAAAATAAAATTATTTGACGTATTCCATGGATTACAGTAATATTATATTGTCCTAGTACTTTTATAACAAGTACTATAATTAATCAGGTATACTCTAAAAAAACAGAGTAATGTGATTTTGAGGGGAGTTTACATGTTTTATGAATAAAAATCTTTTGAAAATGGAATGCAATGTAGGTCTAGTCCATGAAATAATCCAAGGAAAATGGAAATTGATGATTCTTCAAGTTTTATCAACTGAAACATTAAGATTTGGACAACTTCATAGAATATTACCAAATATCAGGCAAGGCTACTTAACTCAACAACTTAAGGAATTAGAAAGAGATGGTCTTGTTCATAGAGAAGTTTATAAACAAGTACCTCCTAAAGTAGAGTATTCTCTAACTGATATAGGAAAGACATTCATACCTGTTTTAAAGGCTATGGAGATTTGGGGTGCTACTTACAGAGAACAGCTTAAAGAGATGTATCCAGACTAAAAACATTATAAGAGATTATATTATATTTCTAACTTCATTATATACACGTTATTTTTGTAAAATTAAAAATAAACCAGCTCAGTTCGATATAATAGAGAAATTTTAAAGATAATCTTCTCTATTATATCTATTTTTACTGATTTATATAGTTACTTAACAATTAACACTGTTATTATATTTTATATATTCATTAATAATTATACTAATTTTAAATTACCAGACTCTTGTTGCAAATTCCATAAACGTGCATATAGTCCCTTTAATTTAAGCAGTTCTTCATGCTTCCCTTGCTCTAAAATCTCACCATTATCTAAAACCACAATCTGATCAGCACCACGAATAGTCTTTAATCGATGGGCTATCACAATTACGGTTCTCCCTTTAATCAATTCATTTATGGCCTTCTGTACATCAACTTCATTTTCTGGATCAAGAGATGCTGTAGCTTCATCTAAAAGAACAATAGGGGCATTTTTTAACATAGCTCTTGCAATAGAAATTCTTTGTTTTTCACCACCAGACAAAGTGGACCCACCTTCACCAACTGGTGTATTATATCCTTGAGGTAATTTCATTATAAAATCATGGCAACATGCTTTTTTTGCAACTTCTTCCACTTCAGCTTGTGTTGCATTTTCTCTTCCAAATCGAATATTATTTCCAATAGTATCTTGAAATAAATACACATCTTGAAATACCATAGAAATTCTTTGAAAAAGTTTTTCTGGTTCTATATCCCTCATATTCATACCACCTAAAAGAATCTTTCCCTTTTCAGGATCATAAAAACGTGCTGCAAGCTTTAAAATTGTACTTTTACCACTACCAGACGGCCCTACAAGCGCAGTAAGTGTTCCTGCTTTCATACTAATAGAAATATCTTTCAAAACCTGAGTATTTTCATATCCAAATGAAAC from Clostridium sp. MB40-C1 includes these protein-coding regions:
- a CDS encoding pyridoxamine 5'-phosphate oxidase family protein; the encoded protein is MNKLIDYLNENRMGHLATIKDGKPVMRPFQFQFEKEGKFYFVTGNTKEVYKQLKISGVAGFIVTGKDMRWVRLNGEIEFVNNLKLKEAVINNESLIRDIYKTADNPVFEMFYIHRGVVSFHEAEGELIEEIQI
- a CDS encoding helix-turn-helix domain-containing protein, yielding MNKNLLKMECNVGLVHEIIQGKWKLMILQVLSTETLRFGQLHRILPNIRQGYLTQQLKELERDGLVHREVYKQVPPKVEYSLTDIGKTFIPVLKAMEIWGATYREQLKEMYPD